The sequence CAACACCCGAATCCACCAAATGAACCCTTGTACCGGGCCGAAGTATCCCACTCTCTCGCATGAGCCTTTCCTCGAACTTCGTAAGAACAACGACATCATCCACAAGATTGACCGAGAAGCATCCCAAGGTCCTATCATATATCCTCCTGAGCAACATCCTCTTCTTGCCCCCCCAATCACTGTAGTCTGGATGGAAATGAGGGGTGAAGACGGTCCTTATGCCGCGGATCTTACCTACAATCGGTGGAGACAAGGTGTTGAAGCATCCGTAGCTGTGGGCATGTATGACATCTGCCTCCTCACGAAGAGCTCGAAGCCCGATGCCTGGATACACCGGGAAATCCGCCTCTCCGGGAACTGTGAATGAGGAGAATCTCTTGACCATACCGTCGAACACGCTCTTGAAATGCTTCTGCTTTATCAGGGGCGTATCGCAGTACATGTCCGATGTAAGGACTATGACCTGATGCCCCTTTCTCATCAATTCCTTGCTGAGCTCTAGAACGTAGGTCTCGGTCCCTCCTGGTGCAGGAGGAAATCGCGAGCACAGCATGAGGATTCTCATGGGCTACAATCCCCCTGAAAGCTCCTCTTACCACTTGGCTTTCGCATAGATAGACCTTCTAAAGGATCTTGAAATGTCGAGCAGTCTCCTTGATTTGCACCTCAAGATCTGTGTCTGGATCATATCCCAGAAGAGTCTTTGCTTTTTCGACTGAGAAATGCAGGTCGTGAGACATTATCGCCACGTTCTGTCGGGTTGCGTGCGGGTCCCTCAACAGAACATCTGTGAACCAGGCAAGGATTTCGGCGATTGGAACAGGGACGCTCTTTCTGACCGGTTCTTTTCCCAGAACCTGGCATACTGTATCGACATACTCCTTTAGGCTTAATCTGTAACCGTCTGTGATGTTGAATACTTCTCCTGAGACTACATCGTCAACCTCCCCCAGTCTCAGGAGGACAGATAACAGATTGTCTATGTAGGTGAAGTAGGTTAGATTGCTACCATTCCCGATGAACCGGAACTTTCCACTGGAAATCATCTCCAGCATCATTCTTGATGCTTCATCTCCTGGGCCCCAAACCCATCCTGGCCTCACTATGTACGCCTCAATCTCCTTCCTCCTCATTAGGACGATCTTCTCTGCCTCGATTTTCGATGGGGTGTAGGGATCCTTCCATCGGGTGGCGTAGGGACTCTCTTCAGAATCCCCCTGATGGTCGCTGTACTCACCGAGCACCGCCAAAGAGCTAAGATGCACCAAGCGCTTGACCCGATTCTCAACTGCAATCTCGATCACGTTTTCCGTGCCCCTGGTGTTGACCTCATACTCCTTCTTCTTGTGGCCACCGCCCAAGACAGCCGCGCAATGATACACCAAATCCACATCTCTCAGGACCTCACGAAGATAGCTCCTGTCCAGGACGTTTCCCTTGGTGTATCTGCTTCTGCATATCCCTACTACCTCTGTATTCTTGCCCGCTAGCTCTTCCATCAGCCTGCCGCCAATGAATCCCGATGCTCCAGTGACAGCGAGCCTCACGGTGACCCCTCACTCATTATCATATCCCCTATCTTGTCGGTGCCGTAGATGTCCATGGATCGGAAGCTCGTCTCTCCCCCAAGGATCCTTTTCACCATCTTCGGGATGTCTGCAAGTCTGTCTGCAATCAAGCCCAGCTCTTCCTCTCCCACGAATCTCACATTGCCTCTCTCCTGGGGCATTACCACTGGATGTGTGTCAAGAATGAACGGCCTTCTTAGCGCAATCAGCTCGGAAATCGTCAGCGCCCCTGGCTTGGTGACCACAACGTCCGAGGCCATATAGAGGGGGACAATCGACTCGACAAAGCCAACCACGTGGACCCCCTTGCGTCGGGATGCAGCCTTGGCCAATTCCTTGTTGCTGCCACACTGCAGCATGATGTCTGCCTCAGTGTTCTCTTTGAGAAGCGTGTCCACGATCCTCAGGGAGTTTCTTCCTCCTTCTCTCCCGCCCATCACGGTGCACAGAGGTGCTTCGGCGCCCAGCGCCTCCAAGGATTCCTCTCTTGAGGGTCTGCCATCGAATAAGCGGGGGGTCAGGGGCATACCCATTACCTCATATCGCCCTTCCAGTAGGCCATGCTTCTTGAGATACTCCTCTGCTTGGAACGTCGGCAGCACAGTGAAGTCAACATCCTCATTGAACCAAGATGGTGTCATGCCTTCCCCAAGGTCCACGACCACGGTGATGATCCTGGGCCTCCTGGGGGCATCTCCCTTCAGGGCTAGGAGTAGAGGGTCCACGATCCATGGGCATGTGAGAACGACGATGTCAGGCTTTTCTCGATCGAGCAGCTTGAGGACTCTCTTGCGGGAGAGGAGATTGATGGGGGCGGATTTGTTGAGGGGGAACATGTGGGCGACCTCCATATACCATGAAGCGAGACGCAAGTCGCCCTTGAGAAGGGAATTGTACACTTCTGCAAGGAGAGATCCCAATGGATTGGTCTCCTTCATGAAATCAATCACGGAGCACTGCGCACCCTTGCCCTCGAACCACTCCTTCAAAGCCAAAGAGGCGCTCACAGTACCGTTCCCGCCGTTCATGGTGAATAGGGAGACTTTCAGACGAATCCCCCCAGGTAGGCCTCCATGAGGGAGCGCATTGCCCGATAGTTGTCCCCGTCCGAGAGAAGGACTCTGAGTTTCTTGCCGTCGCCTGAAATGAAGCCTTTGCGAAGCCCATCCAGAAAATCGTAGGCCCTGTAGAAGCTAGCATAGTCCCTGAAGGCCTGTTGGGTGCATTTCTGGCAACTCTCGCAGTCAAAGTCAAGATTGCCCAGATCAAGAATGTTCCCGAACAACATGCCGTCATTGAAGCATCTGTAAAGGTCAAGGTTCCAATCCAAGTAGAACTGCCTTTCTCCGGCTGGACAACCGTAGGACGAGTCTTTCCCGCCGTGAACCTTCAGGAACTCGTCCAGATTCACATCGGTGTTGAATATGCCAAGTTTGGTGGTGGCCTTCTTCTCCTCTTTGATGGCATGGACGACTTCTCGCATCTGATGCGAGTCGATGTCGGTGTCCACGGACACAGCAGCAGCCCTGTAAGAGGAGGACATTCTGCACTGAGGGTACGAGAATATCACCTTGGAGAATCCCATTTCCCTGCACTGGTCCAATAGCACGCTCACATCCTCGGGGCTCCTTCCAGGTAGAACACCTGCATAGCACTTGATGCCATGACGATCAAGAACCTCCTTAGCCCTTCTTACCACCTTTCTCACGTTGTAGCTTCGCGTCCTGCCAACACCGTTTTCATCCATGATGTCCATGGAAAGACCTACGATGTTGATGTTCAATCCCGAGAGTTCTCTGGCAATCCTATCATCCAGGAGGAGTCCGTTGGTGGCGATGTAGGATATCATCAGCCCCCTGCTGTCCACATGTCTGCAAATGTCGAGGAATCTCGGGTGCAGGAGTGGCTCACCGCCTGTTAGGGATATCAATCTGACATCGTTCTCTGCTAGCATATCAATAGCCTTTCGCGAGGCGTCATAATCCACATGTTTCCTTTCGTCCACTGGTATCTGGGGGAATCGACAGGTAGTGCAGGAGAGATCGCAGTGGCTCGTTATGGCAAAGAAGACCATCTTCGGGGCAGTGGATTGCCAGAGCATATGGAGGTTCTTGAGTCGCCTATACAGACCCAGGCAACAACCCCCATATTACGACGAAGACCAGCCAGAAGAACTGCTCCAGATCAGCCAAGACATAGTATACCCAGTCCGGAGCATCCCTGTGTAGCAAGTGGATGTTCAGGCCTTGATAGAAGAACGCCGGGATGAATACCAATCCTAGGAGTGGAATCGCGGTTAGACCTACCAGGACAAGAATCGACACGGTAGCAATGGAGTTTAGAAGGTGAAGGATTGTCTTAGTGCGACCTTCTCCAATCATGATGGGAAGCGTTCTGACCCCTGATTTCCTATCCGAGTTTATGTCCTTGAAATCATAGATGATGGCCATAACGAAGAGCTTCAAGAAAAACGGTACGGCGAAGAGCCAATGTTCAGGCTTCATGGGCACACTCAGGAATAGAAAGGTGAAGGGCAGAAGGAATGCCCATCCTGCGGCGATGAACGCATCTTTCAGGAGAGGAACCCTCTTGATTCCAAAGGCCCTCCCCGTCTGGTGCCTCATAGGCAGACCAGAATACAGCAATGCAATCACGGGTGCTATCGCCACCAATAACACGATAGGCAGAGAAACCAGTACAGAGATAGAAATGGAAGCCACGATGGCCAACAGGATTGTCGCACACATCACCGTGCGATGCTTGCGCAAGAACTGGCTCCCTTCGGGATGCGAGACTTTGTCCACTTCAATCCCCACTACGCTGTCAATGGCATAGAATGCGTAGGTAGTCACGTAGACACAGACGAACAAGAGGATGGAGATCGTGTTCATGAAGAGAATTGAGAGGACCATGCTCATGGAAGATGTGCTCAGGGGGATCACGAGTCCTGTGCAATAGAACTGCTTGATGCTCATTGTACACCACTCTTCCGTAGGTCGTCAGCATCCAAGAAGGCCCTCAGGAATCTTCGGTCCAACCGTCGCAGCCCGTTGATGGCTTCTCCTTTCCAGATTCCCCGACGCAAGAGCTCGAGAGTATCAAGCAAGTAGTAGAACGAACCGAAATCCCTGGCCCCCTGGTAGTAGCACAAGTTGCAGTCCCTACAGCCGAATTCTATATTGTCTCCAACCGAACCCAATTTCTCACTCAGCGCCGGACACCTGTATATGTCGAGGTTAGCATCAAGGTATAGAATGTATTTCCCGGCGAAACATGGGAATTCAGGCACTCTTCCGTTGTAGAAGTCCTTTGCACCCAGAAGCCCTCCCAAGGGGTTGATGACCTTGATTCTCCCCTGGGCCTTGACCTTCAGAATATCACTGATTACTTCTTCCATCTCCATCCCAGAGTATGCTAGGAGCGGTGAGTCGCTCCAGCCTTTGTACGTGGAAGCGAGTTCGAAGTTCATTGGATAATCGAACTTGACCTTGTCGAAGCCGAGGTCAAGAAGCGTCTCGACGAACTTCGGTATGTCTGTTATCGACTTGTTTATTAGGGCTATCGCGAAAGTGTTCACTCCGGCCTCTTTGAGGTGTTTCAGCTCTTGTGCAATCTTCTGACTGAGCCCTGGGATGCCCCTGTTCCTTTCGAAATCCTCTCTCTCGTTGCTCTCGTAGGATATCCAGATGGCATTCAGCCCAGCGTCATGTAGTCTTTCTGCCAGGGATCTTGTCAGGAGCCTACCGTTGGTCCCAGTGATCACGATGAGGTTCTTACTCCTCGCATACTCGATGATCTCTGGAAGCTCGGGATTGAGAAGCGGCTCCCCGCCAGTCAGAGACAGAACCCCCGTGTTGACCTCGGCAAGATAGTCTATTGCCATTCTCGCCTCATCAAATGAGACAATCTTTTTCTTCTCTTGTTTGTGAAATGAGCAATAGACACAGGTTGCTTCGCAGAAGTTGGTGACGGTGAAATTCACCATCTTCTTTCCTCCGTTTCTCACAAACTGGAAAGGATCACTGGCGGGATTCACCAGGATGCTCGGCATTTCGGGTGCAGAGGGAAGTGACGGTGCTAGTTCCCTTGACGAAGCTGCCTTTGAGCGGGTTCGGTTTGCTGATTGGTCTTCTTCCTTTCTCATGGTCCCATCCAGGTATGGATGCGATCGTGGCCAACTCCTGCCATGCGGGCTGAGCACCTTAGTTCGATACGTGTGGATTCGATCTCACTCGCCCCGAATCGCAAGATGTGTTCCTCTGGATTCCTCCACGCAGATTATCGGAAGTAGACGAGAGCATATAAAACCTCGACCCTCAGCTGGGAAGGGGCGGAAGTGGGCTCAGGGAGATTCGAACTCCCGACCTTCACCATGTCAAGGTGACGTCATAACCGCTAGACTATGAGCCCGCGCTGTGCGAATAAGCCGCTGGTTTCATAAGGTTTATGCTTCCTCTTGGGATGTGCGGTCAGCTGAAGGGGCGTGGCTCCAACGCGTCGAGAGAGCCGACCCCTGCCCTCCTTTCGCGTTCCTAGGACTATGCAAGAAGAAACCAGAAGGGGAACGGTTGCCACTGGAACTACTCAAGAGCCCAGTAGACAAAGTTGTGACAGGACTTCAGATATCACTCCTTGTATTCGACCAGCATTCCGTCTATCTTCCTGGCGATATCTCCCATTGCTTTCACGCCTGAAACACTGAGGATTCTTCTGCCATAACTGAAGAAGACGAGATTAGGAATGGTCTTAATGCGATATCGCTCCACAGTATCTTCGTTCTTCTCTATGTTGAGCCTTCCAAATGCCACGCTACCCGCGTACTTCCTCGATAGAAGCCTAAGCCTTGGAAGGATGACTTTGCAGGGAGCGCACCACGGTGCCCAGAAGTCCACTACCGAGAGCGGGTATTTTCCAATGAAATCCGAGAGATCTCTGTCACTAAGTGTGACGATGTGACTCGGCCAGTCTTTCATTGATGGGGCCTTTCTCGAATCCCCTTTCTTTCTTCGCAATCTGAACCTTTCGAGCATTCTTCAAGCACCTCTTCTCTCGTGACTCTGCAAACTGTCCTCTTGGAATCCTCCATATCCTAGGTCTCAGTTCTCAAGGGATTGAAGGAAGTCCTATATTCTGTTATTTGCTTCTCTTGAAGCTCTGTTTGTGTCTTTCTGAGTGTGTTGTCCCGATGTTTTCACCGCAAAGGATTTAGATTCGAAGTGATTCCGTGTGCTTGCCAGATTAGGTGACTAACATGGAACCATTCCTCTATTCCCACCAGAACAGGGACAAGATTATTTGGATGAGTCAGAACACGAACACCCTCTCCACGACCCCGGCGATACAAGAGGCCCTCAACGAGGCGGTCCGGAAAAGGGAATACGCCCTGTACCCCTACAAGAACGGTCTCTTTGGGCTTCCAGAGGCTCTGAAGGAGGACGTGGGCGCCCCCCATTACGACGTTCTCATGGCCAACGGCGGAATCGAGGCCCTCTACGTCATAACGAGAGCGCTTCTCAGGCGAGGAGACGAGGTCGTCGCGTCGGACCCGAGCTTCCTGCCCATCCATCATCAGGTCAGCCTCTGCAACGCCAAGACGATCGAGATGCCGATATACTCCGATCCGTGGAAGATGACCCCTGAGCGGGTGAACGAGGCAATTACCAAGAAGACAAAGATGATCCTGCTCATAGATCCGATCAACCCCCTGGGGACGGCGTACACGGGCGACGAGGTGAGAGCGATCTCGGAGATAGCGCAGGACAACGACCTGTACCTCCTGGACGACATCACGTACCGAGACTTCTCGGACGACCATCACGTGACGTCGGACTACTACCCGGAGAAGTCGATACTGGTGTACAGCTTCTCGAAGAATTGCGGCATGGCGGGAATGAGGATTGGGGCTGCCCTGGCTGAGCCCGAGCTGATGAAGTCCTTTGTGAAGTACAACGTCAACCCGCTTTCCGTCAACATCCTGGCACAGAGGGCGGCCCTTGCCGCTCTCCAGACGAAGGACCAGTGGATATCGGGCATCGTCCACATCTGCAGGAGGAACCAGGCGACGATCAAAGAGGCTGTGGAAAGGATTCCCGGGGTATTCCTTCCAGTCTACCCGTCATACACGAACATGTTCATAATCGACATCGGCAACACTGGCGCGGACCCGGAGAAGGTCCAGGAGAAGCTCCTGCTCGAGCATGGCATCTTCTTGAGGGCCGGCAACTACGTGAGCAAGCGGTTCGGTAATAGGTTCGTCAGGGCCTCGTTCTCCCTTCCCGAGGAGGAGTGTCAGAAGTTCGCTCGCGCATTCCCGCAGGTCATGGCCGAGCTCTCGGGCTAGACCCGTATGGCGATGGAGAAACGTTGTCGAAGGAGATTCAGCCGGCCTGTTCCTTGACCTTAGGCTGGCACTCCGTGCAGACGCGTATCACGTCGATGTAGTCCTTGGAGAGACCCGCCTTCTTCGAGCCCATATAGTGTGTGCAGTCAAAACAGATGGTCTTCCCGCACCACTGGCACTTCCTGAGCTTCTTCTCGTACTCGCTCATCTCGAATTGCTTGCCGCAAATCTCGCACACTACTTTTTCCATGGTCTCATTGCTCCTAGAAATCGAAAGGTGTCTCAGCTATCACTTCGACAAGGTCCGCGGCTGTGAAGATGCCCACGATCTCCTCTCCGTCTGCGACCAGAAGTCGCTTTATCTTCATGTCCTTCATTATCCTGGCCGCCTCCCTTACGGTGAATCGCTGGTTCACCGTTATGAGCGGTTCGGACATATACTCGGACACTTTCAATTTGCATGCATCGACTCCCGCGCACACGACCTTGGACAGGAAATCCCTCTCCGTGAATATCCCGACCGGCTTCCCGTCCCGAGTGACGACAAGGCTTCCTATGTGTTTCTCCCCCATGAGCGTGCAGGCCTCGTCAATCGTTCCATTCTCATCAATCGTGACGATGTTCGTCTTCATGACCTCCCCGATTCGCAACATGAGAAGACGGATGGCGAGGACCGAAATAAAGCTTCCCGAAACTATGTGATATAGGTCACGCTCGACCTGTCGAAGCCCTCAACGAGTTCAAGCTCCGACTGCTTCGGCGGAATCCAGCCGAAAACTGGATACACAATGTAATCGAAGAACTGCGTGATGTCCTCAGCCATCTTTGTCGTCGGATGATCGGGCCCGAACAGCCTCCTGCTGATCTCCACGGCCTTCAGGCGTGTCCTCCTCTCATCGATTATCCCTATCGTGTGCAGGTACTCGTGAAGCAGTATGTGGAATGAATAGGACTTGAGCAGTGATGGGTTCGTGTTCTCGATCAGCCTGAGGGATGTCTTGTTCATGACTATGATGTTGGATGACACTGGGTAATATGCGCCGATCCAGCCGGAGCGCGTCCCGCCGAGCTCGGAGAGACCGAGCATCAGACCCGCTCTCGTCTTCCCAAGCTCCAGCTCAACTGCCTTCTTCACGAGTTCGAATATGTCAGGAAGACCCTTCGTCGCCTCCAGTTCATCGAGATAGTCCGTCATCTGAATATACATCCGCTGGTCCGAGATATTAGACTTTTCCTCACGCGTGTTGCAGCTGATCGTCCTCCAGATGAAGGTGATACTCCCATGATGGCCTCTCGTGCTGGCCAGGACAGTTCCAGTATCTCGCAATGTTAAAATAGGTGCCAAGTATAAACTCGAAAAAGGCGCTGCGTTTCTCTGTTTGAGATAGCGGGCGTTCTAGTTGATAGAGCGGGACGAACGAAAGGGAAGACGGAAACCCGAGAACACACGAGGATAACGGATGCATGTCGGCGATGTTCTACTATGGGCAGCCTTCGCGGTTGGGATTCTTGCGGTGATTATCACACTGCTCAGGCTCTTTCTGAAGCCGGACTTGGATTCCAGGATCTCTTGGATCCTCTCACTGACCGCCTTCGGTTTCGTCTCCGCTTCGTTCTTCCTTCTGATGTACAGCTTCCTCGCGTCGGACATGACCATCCAATACGTGCATTCGTACTCAGCGACAGATCACGAGTGGTTCTACAAACTCGCGGGGGTCTGGGCAGGTGGCAAGGGGTCCATATTCCTTTGGGCGTTCTTCGCCTCCCTGTTCGTTCTCATTCAAGTGACCATACGGAACTTCAGACCGAAGGAGAAGCGTTCATCGGAGAGGTTCCAGGACTGGCTGTTCCTCACAGAGAGCGCCTTGCTCGTGACGTTCGTCTTCATAGTTCTTAGGTTGGAGATGTTTGCACCGACGCCGCATCTGAATCTCATCGCTGCACCAGACGGGTTTGGCCTGAACCCGCTCCTGCAAACGCCCCTCATGGTCATCCATCCCCCCATTGTGTTCGCGGCCTACGCGTTCAGCGGGATTCTGTTTGCTGCGAGCATCGCCGTTCTCGCATCGAATGACAAGAGATGGACGTTTGACGCCCTGACATTCGGTCGTGCGTCCTGGCTATTCATCACTCTCGGCATCATCATCGGCGCCATCTGGGCGTACACCGTCCTCGGCTGGGGCGGTTACTGGGGATGGGACCCGGTCGAGACAGCCAATCTGATCCCCTGGATCGCGTTGACGGCCTTCCTCCACGCGACTTTCATGAACCGGAGGAAGGGGTCCTACGGGAACTTGGCCCCCCTGCTGGGGATCGTGAGCTTCTCGCTCGTGCTGTTCACCACGTTCGAGACCAGAAGCGGCTATGTCGAGTCCGTCCACTCGTTTGCGGGCGGCGGTGGTCAGGTCCCAGTCAATCCTGCGGACAAACTCATATACGTCCTCGAAGCCTCGCCAGAGAGTGCCTATTTCCTCTCCGTGTTGCTCTTCGCGCTCCTGATCGGACTGATCTTCTACCTCTGGAGGTTCCTGCGGACGGAAAGAGGCCAGAAGGACTCCAGGTTCGTGGGCTACGCGTACATGCTCGTGTTTGCGGCGCTTCTCATCCCGATAGCACTGGATGTGGCGGGATTCCTGTCGGTCGTCTTTGATGTATCGAGGGCGCTCGGCCTCGGCAATCTGCTGCTCGGTCTCGGGATTCTGCTCTTCCTTCTCGTTGGCGGCCCGTTCATCTGGGTCGTCATGACCTCGGAGGGTGAGGTGGAGAGGGAGAAGAAGCCCATCTTCTCCGCGGACTCCTGGATGATGGTCACGGTTCTCGTTCTCTCCGTCTGGTTCGTGGCGACCTTCCTCCTCATGATGCAGGGCATAAACAGTCTGAGGCCAGAGAGCTTCGAGAGTCGTCTTCCCCTCGTCATTGTCCCGCTTGGCGCGATCCTCATACTTTGCCTGTCGTGGGGACACGTGAGCCCTGGATTCTCCTTCTACGTCGTGGGCCTGATAGTCGCCGCAACCGTCTTTGGGTTCGTCGTCTTCGCCAACCCATACTTCTTCGTCTACATCCCCATCTCCTTGGGCATTCTCGCGACCGCAGGATACAAGATAGTGAAGGTCTCGTCGAAGAAGGACACGAGTCGAAACGCGAAGCTCGCGGGCCTGTTCTTAATATTCGCATCCATCCTTGGGATGGTCATGTGGGGGTCGGGTCCATCCAGGATCTGGTTGGGTCCGGCAAGCTTTGAGACCAGCCTTCCCTTGCTGATCGGCGGGTTCATGGCCTCGGTCGTTCCGTTCATCGCGGGCATAAGCACTCTCAGAGGAGGGGACATTCGGCTTGCCATTGCTGGCGGGATTCTCGGAATCCTCTCGATCGGCTTCCTTGCGGGCACCGTCCTCTCAGCAATCGCCCTCGCACTGATTTTCATCGAGTCGAAGGGCTTCTCCAGATCTGCATCGTGGAGCAAGGCAGTAAGAAGGCCGCTTATGACGGCGGGCGCGCATCTCATCCACGTAGGAGCTGCGCTGCTAATCATAGGATATGCCACGAGCACGTTCCTTCCTTCGATGCATGGGGACGAAATCCTGCTTGCAGGCCAGACCTTGGAGATGCCCGAGGGATACGGGTTTGAGATAGTCGAATCGAGAGGATTCGACGCCGACCTCAATCAACGGTACGAGACCGTCGAGGTGATCCTTCGCCTCTCGGATTCGAGCGGCGAAATCGCCCCCGTGACCCTGACAATGGTTTGGCGGACAACTGACCCAACTGGCAGTGGCACATACACATCCGATGTATTCGTTCACTCTGAACATACTGTCGACGTCTACTTCATAGTGATCGGTTTCTTCACGATGAACGATGGGTGGATCAATGTGAACACCCAGAAGAACATCACCGAGAAGTTCTCAAGTTCGAGTGTGAGCGCCATCAGGATAGCCGTCGAGTTCGTTCCGCTCGTGGGACTCGTCTGGAGCGGGACCTGGATAATGGCAACGGGCATCGTGACAAGGGTCGGTTCTGACCGTTGGCCGACAAAAGACAGAAAAGTGACCGAAGAGGAACCTCCTCTGAGAGAGGACAGCGAATACGAGGATATGCTGGAAAGGGAGCTGCTGACGTTGGAGGATGGTTGATGAGACGGACGGTTGCGTTTCTTGTGGTGCTGGGTCTGCTTTCTTCGTTCGCCTTCCCACCGTGGCACACGGCGAGCGCGGACGGACCGGACGCTGGAATCGTAGTAGACCTCCACGAGATCGACATGGTCCAGATGACGAACAACACTGCTTTCCTTGTAGTTGAAAGGGCCTACTTCAACAACACGGGGGAATCTGAGTTCAACGACACTCTCCACTCCTGGCTACCCGTGAGGTCACGGGTGATCTCAATGGCTTGCGGGGACAATTCCTCGACCACGGTGATGAGGAGAGTCGACATGACTGGCTACAAATGCTATGACTTCTCACGGGATGTGACCGATGAGAACGTGATCGCATTCACTGCCTTCGAGGAGAACGAGACGCTATCGTACTTCGGACAGAATGCGACTCTTGTTCTCAATGCCTCCAATGGGAACGGGACCTCCTGGCATTCCGTTCCTGTCAATATCACCGTCGGATGGGGAAATGAGTCGCGATTCTCCACGCCTTCCGGGCAGGGACTGAGGATA comes from Candidatus Thermoplasmatota archaeon and encodes:
- a CDS encoding CBS domain-containing protein; this encodes MLRIGEVMKTNIVTIDENGTIDEACTLMGEKHIGSLVVTRDGKPVGIFTERDFLSKVVCAGVDACKLKVSEYMSEPLITVNQRFTVREAARIMKDMKIKRLLVADGEEIVGIFTAADLVEVIAETPFDF
- a CDS encoding radical SAM protein, whose product is MRKEEDQSANRTRSKAASSRELAPSLPSAPEMPSILVNPASDPFQFVRNGGKKMVNFTVTNFCEATCVYCSFHKQEKKKIVSFDEARMAIDYLAEVNTGVLSLTGGEPLLNPELPEIIEYARSKNLIVITGTNGRLLTRSLAERLHDAGLNAIWISYESNEREDFERNRGIPGLSQKIAQELKHLKEAGVNTFAIALINKSITDIPKFVETLLDLGFDKVKFDYPMNFELASTYKGWSDSPLLAYSGMEMEEVISDILKVKAQGRIKVINPLGGLLGAKDFYNGRVPEFPCFAGKYILYLDANLDIYRCPALSEKLGSVGDNIEFGCRDCNLCYYQGARDFGSFYYLLDTLELLRRGIWKGEAINGLRRLDRRFLRAFLDADDLRKSGVQ
- a CDS encoding glycosyltransferase family 4 protein yields the protein MRILMLCSRFPPAPGGTETYVLELSKELMRKGHQVIVLTSDMYCDTPLIKQKHFKSVFDGMVKRFSSFTVPGEADFPVYPGIGLRALREEADVIHAHSYGCFNTLSPPIVGKIRGIRTVFTPHFHPDYSDWGGKKRMLLRRIYDRTLGCFSVNLVDDVVVLTKFEERLMRESGILRPGTRVHLVDSGV
- a CDS encoding FYVE zinc finger domain-containing protein, which translates into the protein MEKVVCEICGKQFEMSEYEKKLRKCQWCGKTICFDCTHYMGSKKAGLSKDYIDVIRVCTECQPKVKEQAG
- a CDS encoding UbiA family prenyltransferase → MSMVLSILFMNTISILLFVCVYVTTYAFYAIDSVVGIEVDKVSHPEGSQFLRKHRTVMCATILLAIVASISISVLVSLPIVLLVAIAPVIALLYSGLPMRHQTGRAFGIKRVPLLKDAFIAAGWAFLLPFTFLFLSVPMKPEHWLFAVPFFLKLFVMAIIYDFKDINSDRKSGVRTLPIMIGEGRTKTILHLLNSIATVSILVLVGLTAIPLLGLVFIPAFFYQGLNIHLLHRDAPDWVYYVLADLEQFFWLVFVVIWGLLPGSV
- a CDS encoding thioredoxin family protein, which translates into the protein MLERFRLRRKKGDSRKAPSMKDWPSHIVTLSDRDLSDFIGKYPLSVVDFWAPWCAPCKVILPRLRLLSRKYAGSVAFGRLNIEKNEDTVERYRIKTIPNLVFFSYGRRILSVSGVKAMGDIARKIDGMLVEYKE
- a CDS encoding pyridoxal phosphate-dependent aminotransferase encodes the protein MEPFLYSHQNRDKIIWMSQNTNTLSTTPAIQEALNEAVRKREYALYPYKNGLFGLPEALKEDVGAPHYDVLMANGGIEALYVITRALLRRGDEVVASDPSFLPIHHQVSLCNAKTIEMPIYSDPWKMTPERVNEAITKKTKMILLIDPINPLGTAYTGDEVRAISEIAQDNDLYLLDDITYRDFSDDHHVTSDYYPEKSILVYSFSKNCGMAGMRIGAALAEPELMKSFVKYNVNPLSVNILAQRAALAALQTKDQWISGIVHICRRNQATIKEAVERIPGVFLPVYPSYTNMFIIDIGNTGADPEKVQEKLLLEHGIFLRAGNYVSKRFGNRFVRASFSLPEEECQKFARAFPQVMAELSG
- a CDS encoding radical SAM protein; this translates as MVFFAITSHCDLSCTTCRFPQIPVDERKHVDYDASRKAIDMLAENDVRLISLTGGEPLLHPRFLDICRHVDSRGLMISYIATNGLLLDDRIARELSGLNINIVGLSMDIMDENGVGRTRSYNVRKVVRRAKEVLDRHGIKCYAGVLPGRSPEDVSVLLDQCREMGFSKVIFSYPQCRMSSSYRAAAVSVDTDIDSHQMREVVHAIKEEKKATTKLGIFNTDVNLDEFLKVHGGKDSSYGCPAGERQFYLDWNLDLYRCFNDGMLFGNILDLGNLDFDCESCQKCTQQAFRDYASFYRAYDFLDGLRKGFISGDGKKLRVLLSDGDNYRAMRSLMEAYLGGFV
- a CDS encoding NAD-dependent epimerase/dehydratase family protein — its product is MRLAVTGASGFIGGRLMEELAGKNTEVVGICRSRYTKGNVLDRSYLREVLRDVDLVYHCAAVLGGGHKKKEYEVNTRGTENVIEIAVENRVKRLVHLSSLAVLGEYSDHQGDSEESPYATRWKDPYTPSKIEAEKIVLMRRKEIEAYIVRPGWVWGPGDEASRMMLEMISSGKFRFIGNGSNLTYFTYIDNLLSVLLRLGEVDDVVSGEVFNITDGYRLSLKEYVDTVCQVLGKEPVRKSVPVPIAEILAWFTDVLLRDPHATRQNVAIMSHDLHFSVEKAKTLLGYDPDTDLEVQIKETARHFKIL